One window of Hypanus sabinus isolate sHypSab1 chromosome 10, sHypSab1.hap1, whole genome shotgun sequence genomic DNA carries:
- the mad2l1bp gene encoding MAD2L1-binding protein yields MANESEIGVCEATAHRKEAETLRESGTEQQEEKEGPELGVDRPGEGEGLEPGVHRPGEGEGPEPGVHRPGEGEGPEPGVHRPGEGEDPEPGVHRPGEGEDPEPGVHRPGEGEDPEPGVHRPGEGEGPEPGVHRPGEGEGPEPGVHRPGEGEGPEPGVHRPGEGEDPEPGVHRPGEGEDSEPGVHRPGEGEDPEPGVHRPGEGEGSEPGTGREGERLEMGIGGLEKDDLESEVGESIGDGGSEPTERHEVRAVSMSEAKLECHSVMVPGRCCCIEARAEAELPVLFPGQVTRKSCCRLVCELLKHVLYQRQQLPLPYDQMAFFTKRECPPDNCSVLSRSIKNEQSNCKKSQKMLLELDEVFQNLEAMFTLTFIPCVHILMGGSVVNPKEMYEINMEQVAFGSTEESLKTISCIRQLFHALFVKDLFNELKSVPLMNTVLLVQGHRNCGIQWFRPKLNYRAPNRTRKLIIRLACDTMSLTLAEKQRPSYNHDDYIWFQAPIIIKGFQYQ; encoded by the exons ATGGCGAACGAGTCGGAAATTGGAGTTTGTGAGGCGACGGCTCACAGAAAGGAAGCAGAAACTCTTCGGGAGTCCGGGACCGAACAGCAAGAGGAGAAAGAAGGCCCGGAGCTTGGAGTCGATCGACCGGGAGAGGGAGAAGGCCTAGAGCCCGGAGTCCACCGACCGGGAGAGGGAGAAGGCCCAGAGCCGGGAGTGCACCGACCGGGAGAGGGAGAAGGCCCAGAGCCCGGAGTCCACCGACCGGGAGAGGGAGAAGACCCAGAGCCCGGAGTCCACCGACCGGGAGAGGGAGAAGACCCAGAGCCCGGAGTCCACCGACCGGGAGAGGGAGAAGACCCAGAGCCCGGAGTCCACCGACCGGGAGAGGGAGAAGGCCCAGAGCCCGGAGTCCACCGACCGGGAGAGGGAGAAGGCCCAGAGCCCGGAGTCCACCGACCGGGAGAGGGAGAAGGCCCAGAGCCCGGAGTCCACCGACCGGGAGAGGGAGAAGACCCAGAGCCTGGAGTCCACCGACCGGGAGAGGGAGAAGACTCAGAGCCTGGAGTCCACCGACCGGGAGAGGGAGAAGACCCAGAGCCCGGAGTCCACCGaccgggagagggagaagggtcgGAGCCTGGGACTGGACGGGAGGGAGAGCGTCTGGAGATGGGGATCGGCGGGCTGGAGAAAGATGACTTGGAGTCGGAGGTCGGCGAGTCGATAGGGGATGGAGGCTCGGAACCCACGGAGAGACATGAAGTAAGGGCGGTGTCGATGAGTGAAGCGAAGCTGGAGTGTCACAGTGTGATGGTCCCTGGGAGGTGCTGCTGTATTGAGGCTCGGGCGGAAGCAGAGCTGCCGGTGTTGTTTCCTGGCCAGGTGACTCGGAAAAGCTGCTGTCGCCTAGTATGTGAGCTGTTGAAACACGTCTTATACCAGCGGCAGCAACTACCACTACCCTACGATCAGATGGCTTTTTTCACCAAGAGAGAATGCCCCCCC GATAACTGTTCTGTGTTATCACGATCGATAAAAAATGAACAAAGTAACTGCAagaaatctcagaaaatgctgctgGAGCTGGACGAGGTTTTTCAGAATTTAGAGGCCATGTTTACATTGACATTTATTCCTTGTGTGCACATACTAATGGGTGGCAGTGTTGTCAACCCAAAAGAAATGTATGAAATCAACATGGAGCAAGTTGCTTTTGGAAGCACCGAGGAGAGCCTAAAAACAATCTCATGTATCCGTCAACTTTTTCATGCACTCTTTGTCAAGGATCTCTTCAATGAGTTGAAATCTGTTCCTCTTATGAACACTGTGCTTCTTGTCCAAGGTCACAGGAATTGTGGGATACAGTGGTTTCGACCCAAATTGAACTACAGGGCTCCAAATCGAACCAGGAAGCTGATTATCCGTCTGGCCTGTGACACTATGAGTTTAACTTTGGCTGAGAAGCAGAGACCAAGCTATAACCATGATGATTATATCTGGTTTCAAGCACCCATAATCATCAAGGGATTTCAGTATCAATAA